From a single Rhodococcus qingshengii JCM 15477 genomic region:
- a CDS encoding serine/threonine-protein kinase encodes MNERGAQASDATIASGPLTERGTVTELRPSTLPVMRDGQNGADGLGRLVADWEEGRTPSDLSDYLPDPAKIRRAALIELVGIDMEYRWLKNDCPKRLTDYCAEYPELLEEPLPAELLYEEFRLRKQGGEDVAAAEYLSEFPLQAESFEQMFDRDSMAGREDVMMLGLSGFDEFEIGQHLDDFELVLELGHGAFARVFLARQLSMQRWVALKISRNIGVEPQTLAQLDHPNIVRVFDQRLLEERALRVLFMEYVPGGTLLDVVKLVRVTPQAQRSGQLLLDAIDKTLAKKGEMKPSETSLRSEIAAMSWPETVAWMGMRLADALEYAREHGVLHRDIKPANVLLSVEGIPKLADFNVSSSEEVSTEDAACFVGGSLAYMSPEQLEACAVGAPGTLDTRSDIYALGVMLWELLTGSRPFTDDGTGESPPSPKKALEARRRGVDPAAEARLPDDCPPALRRVLVKSLSPERDGRWSGGRKLARQFALCLDRSARNLVDPPEGSPRSTLWKWALPIVLAAIGIPNLLAAGYNYYYNKMLIISGLSPQAQQHLEQVHLVIGVAAFSLGAAAILYWCRLALTVPDGLRNGQTYSAEVLNKARTATLNVGHRAVVIAFGLWVLAGIAYPVALQIAAGGIPQRAYVHLMSSLAVCGAVAVAYPFFILTYYSVRCLYPILLSHGELRSDDGRDIRSLGRSSTRYLAVAASVPLVGIAGLSFVGSGAGEELNATVRALCLGGIAGFIVVYQLFRRIESDLRALLRVVSLEVSASP; translated from the coding sequence ATGAATGAACGTGGTGCGCAGGCCAGTGACGCGACAATCGCGAGCGGGCCCCTGACCGAACGGGGCACCGTCACCGAGTTGCGCCCCTCAACGCTGCCGGTGATGCGTGACGGCCAGAACGGTGCAGACGGCCTCGGCCGCCTTGTGGCGGATTGGGAGGAGGGACGAACCCCGTCCGACCTGAGCGACTATCTGCCTGATCCAGCCAAGATTCGTCGGGCGGCGCTGATCGAACTGGTCGGAATCGACATGGAGTACCGCTGGCTGAAAAATGATTGCCCGAAACGGCTCACGGATTACTGTGCCGAGTATCCCGAATTACTCGAAGAACCATTACCGGCCGAGCTCCTGTACGAGGAGTTCCGGCTGCGGAAGCAGGGTGGGGAGGACGTCGCAGCAGCCGAGTACCTCAGCGAGTTTCCCTTGCAGGCAGAGAGTTTCGAGCAGATGTTCGACCGTGATTCGATGGCCGGTCGCGAAGACGTGATGATGTTGGGACTCTCGGGTTTCGACGAGTTCGAAATCGGGCAGCACCTGGACGATTTCGAACTGGTGTTGGAACTCGGGCACGGCGCATTCGCCCGAGTGTTCCTCGCTCGGCAACTCTCGATGCAGCGGTGGGTTGCGTTGAAAATCTCGCGCAACATTGGAGTCGAGCCACAGACTCTCGCCCAGCTCGACCATCCCAACATCGTCCGGGTCTTCGATCAACGGCTGCTCGAGGAACGCGCACTGCGAGTCCTGTTCATGGAATACGTGCCGGGTGGGACCCTGCTCGACGTGGTCAAACTTGTCCGCGTGACACCGCAGGCCCAGCGGTCCGGACAACTACTTCTCGACGCCATCGACAAGACCCTGGCGAAGAAGGGAGAGATGAAGCCCAGCGAGACGAGCCTGCGGAGCGAGATCGCTGCGATGTCGTGGCCGGAGACCGTGGCCTGGATGGGGATGCGACTGGCCGATGCCCTCGAGTATGCGCGTGAGCACGGCGTATTACATCGGGACATCAAGCCGGCGAATGTCCTGCTCAGCGTCGAAGGCATCCCCAAGCTCGCCGACTTCAACGTCAGCTCGAGCGAGGAGGTCTCGACCGAGGACGCTGCATGTTTTGTCGGAGGCTCGCTTGCCTACATGTCTCCGGAGCAATTGGAGGCCTGTGCGGTGGGGGCGCCTGGCACACTCGACACCCGTAGCGACATCTATGCACTGGGCGTGATGTTGTGGGAACTCCTCACCGGGAGTAGGCCTTTCACGGACGACGGTACGGGGGAGAGCCCACCGTCGCCCAAGAAGGCGCTCGAGGCCCGCCGGCGCGGGGTGGATCCCGCAGCCGAGGCACGGCTACCGGACGACTGTCCGCCGGCGCTGCGCCGAGTTCTGGTCAAGTCTCTCTCGCCGGAGAGAGACGGAAGGTGGTCTGGCGGCCGAAAGTTGGCTCGTCAGTTCGCACTGTGTCTGGACCGGTCTGCTCGCAATCTGGTGGACCCACCGGAAGGGAGTCCACGTTCGACGTTGTGGAAGTGGGCGCTGCCGATAGTGCTTGCCGCGATCGGAATTCCGAATCTTCTTGCGGCGGGCTACAACTACTATTACAACAAGATGCTGATCATCTCGGGTCTCTCGCCGCAGGCTCAGCAGCATCTCGAGCAGGTTCATCTGGTCATCGGGGTGGCTGCGTTCTCTCTCGGTGCCGCAGCGATCCTGTATTGGTGTCGGCTTGCACTCACCGTGCCTGACGGACTGCGCAACGGTCAGACGTACAGCGCGGAGGTCTTGAACAAAGCGCGTACCGCGACGCTGAATGTCGGACATCGCGCGGTGGTGATCGCATTCGGTCTGTGGGTTCTGGCCGGTATCGCATATCCGGTCGCATTGCAGATTGCCGCCGGCGGAATTCCGCAGCGAGCCTACGTGCACCTGATGTCGTCGCTGGCGGTGTGCGGCGCCGTCGCAGTCGCGTATCCGTTCTTCATCCTGACGTACTACTCGGTTCGATGTCTGTATCCGATCTTGTTGTCACACGGCGAGTTACGAAGCGATGACGGACGCGATATTCGCTCGTTGGGTCGGAGCAGCACGCGTTACCTCGCAGTCGCGGCGTCGGTTCCACTGGTGGGAATCGCGGGGCTCAGTTTTGTCGGTTCGGGTGCCGGTGAGGAACTCAACGCAACAGTCCGTGCGCTGTGTTTGGGCGGGATCGCCGGATTCATCGTTGTGTATCAACTGTTTCGACGGATCGAAAGTGACCTCCGAGCACTGCTGCGCGTCGTGTCTCTCGAGGTGTCGGCGTCTCCGTAA
- a CDS encoding amphi-Trp domain-containing protein: MPKLEIKRKSELSRQEVADRLIALGQALASGSEVELGSGGDSIEISVPEQVRWELEIEVDGNEVEIEIEIHWRDDPQEESEEKSPPRTKAVRRSRPRKSTST; encoded by the coding sequence GTGCCCAAACTGGAGATCAAGAGGAAGTCAGAACTCTCACGGCAGGAAGTCGCCGACCGACTCATCGCCCTCGGCCAAGCCCTCGCCAGTGGATCGGAAGTGGAGCTGGGGTCGGGTGGGGACTCGATCGAAATCAGTGTTCCGGAACAGGTTCGGTGGGAACTCGAGATCGAAGTCGACGGCAACGAAGTCGAGATAGAAATCGAGATTCACTGGCGCGACGACCCTCAGGAAGAATCGGAAGAGAAGTCTCCGCCTCGCACCAAAGCAGTTCGTCGCAGCCGACCACGCAAGAGCACTTCCACATAG
- a CDS encoding Fur family transcriptional regulator yields the protein MPSTPDYAAQLRNAELRVTRPRVTVLEVVHARPHAATETVFDAVRAVLPGVSRQAVYDVLHALTDAGLIRRIQPSGSVALYESRVGDNHHHVVCRSCGVVADVDCAEGEAPCLTPSAHNGFVLDEAEVIYWGLCPDCSTTQSLRSQT from the coding sequence GTGCCTTCGACGCCGGATTATGCAGCCCAACTGCGTAACGCTGAGCTTCGCGTGACTCGTCCCAGAGTCACGGTGCTCGAGGTTGTGCATGCACGCCCACACGCAGCCACCGAGACTGTCTTCGATGCTGTGCGGGCTGTTCTGCCGGGGGTGTCGCGGCAGGCGGTCTACGACGTGTTGCACGCTCTCACCGACGCCGGGCTGATCAGGCGGATCCAACCGTCCGGATCGGTGGCGCTGTACGAGTCACGCGTCGGCGACAACCATCATCACGTCGTCTGCCGGTCCTGTGGGGTCGTTGCAGATGTCGACTGCGCAGAAGGAGAGGCACCGTGTTTGACGCCGTCGGCGCACAACGGTTTCGTTCTCGACGAAGCCGAGGTCATTTACTGGGGCCTGTGTCCCGACTGCTCGACAACTCAGAGTTTGCGATCACAAACGTGA
- the katG gene encoding catalase/peroxidase HPI, with product MSDSCPVAHDGNTESTSESENPAIPSPTPTGNRPRTNSDWWPNQPDLSVLHSHSSKSNPMGADFDYAQEFAKLDVEALKRDVIALMTASQDWWPADYGHYGGLFVRMSWHAAGTYRIADGRGGGGQGAQRFAPLNSWPDNASLDKARRLLWPVKQKYGKQVSWADLLVFAGNCALESMGFKTFGFGFGREDIWEPEEIYWGPEDTWLGDERYSGDRELSGPLGAVQMGLIYVNPEGPNGQPDPVAAARDIRETFARMAMNDVETAALIAGGHTFGKTHGAGPADLVGPEPEGAPIEQQGLGWKSAFGTGVGKDAITSGLEVVWTPTPTKWDNTFLEILYGYDWELTKSPAGAWQWIPKDGAGAGTIPDPFDSSAGRTPTMLTTDLSLRLDPTYEKITRRWLDHPEEFAEEFAKAWYKLLHRDMGPVTRYLGPWVPEPQLWQDPVPSADDQLIGDADIAILKSRLLDSGLSISQLVSTAWASAASFRSTDMRGGANGARIRLEPQKNWEVNEPAALSAVLQTLERVQQDFNQAGGAKVSLADLIVLGGTAAVEQAAKNAGQDITVSFTPGRTDATQEQTDVDSFEVLEPRADGFRNYLKGGEKLPAEILLVDRAYMLSLTPPEVTVLVGGLRALNANFGNTRHGVFTDRPETLTNDFFVNLLDMGTEWKPSKTDENVYDGVDRVTGDPKYTATAVDLVFGSNSQLRALAEVYASADAKQKFAEDFAAAWTKVMDLDRFDVN from the coding sequence GTGTCCGATAGTTGCCCGGTTGCTCACGACGGAAACACCGAGAGCACCAGCGAAAGTGAAAACCCCGCAATCCCGTCTCCGACGCCTACCGGGAATCGTCCGAGAACAAACAGCGACTGGTGGCCGAATCAGCCGGATCTCTCTGTCTTGCATTCACATTCGTCGAAGTCGAATCCGATGGGTGCCGACTTCGATTACGCCCAGGAATTCGCCAAGCTCGATGTCGAGGCGCTAAAGCGCGACGTCATCGCGTTGATGACGGCGTCGCAGGATTGGTGGCCGGCCGACTACGGGCACTACGGCGGACTCTTCGTGCGTATGAGCTGGCATGCTGCCGGCACCTATCGCATTGCAGACGGCCGCGGCGGTGGCGGCCAAGGTGCTCAGCGTTTCGCCCCGCTCAACAGTTGGCCGGACAACGCCAGCCTCGACAAGGCGCGGCGCCTGCTCTGGCCCGTGAAGCAGAAGTACGGAAAGCAGGTTTCCTGGGCCGACCTGCTGGTGTTTGCGGGCAACTGCGCCCTGGAGTCGATGGGGTTCAAGACCTTCGGCTTCGGATTCGGCCGAGAAGACATCTGGGAGCCCGAGGAGATCTACTGGGGTCCCGAGGACACCTGGCTCGGCGACGAGCGTTACAGCGGAGACCGTGAGCTGTCCGGACCGCTCGGAGCCGTGCAGATGGGCCTGATCTACGTCAATCCCGAAGGACCCAACGGGCAACCGGATCCGGTAGCGGCCGCCCGCGACATCCGAGAAACGTTCGCCCGCATGGCGATGAACGACGTGGAGACAGCTGCGCTGATCGCCGGCGGTCACACCTTCGGCAAGACGCACGGAGCCGGACCGGCCGACCTCGTCGGACCGGAACCGGAAGGTGCTCCCATCGAGCAGCAGGGACTGGGCTGGAAGAGTGCCTTCGGCACGGGTGTGGGTAAGGACGCGATCACCAGTGGTCTCGAAGTCGTGTGGACTCCCACTCCGACGAAGTGGGACAACACCTTCTTGGAGATTCTGTACGGCTACGACTGGGAGCTGACCAAGAGTCCGGCGGGTGCGTGGCAGTGGATTCCGAAGGACGGCGCGGGGGCGGGCACCATCCCGGATCCGTTCGATTCGTCGGCCGGACGCACCCCGACGATGCTGACGACCGACCTGTCCCTACGCCTGGATCCGACGTACGAGAAGATCACCCGGCGCTGGCTCGATCATCCGGAAGAATTCGCCGAAGAGTTCGCCAAGGCTTGGTACAAGCTCCTTCACCGTGACATGGGACCGGTCACGCGCTACCTGGGACCTTGGGTTCCCGAGCCGCAGCTGTGGCAGGACCCGGTTCCCTCGGCCGATGATCAACTGATCGGGGACGCAGACATCGCGATCCTCAAGAGTCGACTTCTCGACTCCGGGCTGTCCATTTCGCAGTTGGTATCGACGGCGTGGGCGTCTGCCGCGAGCTTCCGCAGCACGGACATGCGCGGCGGCGCCAACGGTGCGCGAATCCGACTGGAGCCGCAGAAGAATTGGGAAGTCAATGAGCCCGCAGCTCTCTCCGCGGTGCTTCAGACTCTCGAGCGGGTTCAGCAGGACTTCAACCAGGCTGGTGGAGCAAAGGTTTCTCTCGCCGACCTGATCGTTCTGGGTGGTACAGCGGCCGTCGAACAGGCTGCGAAGAACGCCGGACAGGACATCACGGTCTCGTTCACGCCGGGCCGAACGGATGCAACGCAGGAGCAGACAGACGTCGACTCGTTCGAGGTACTCGAACCCCGGGCCGACGGATTCCGGAACTACCTCAAGGGAGGCGAGAAGCTTCCGGCAGAGATTCTGTTGGTCGACCGCGCGTACATGCTGTCGCTGACCCCGCCCGAGGTGACAGTGCTGGTCGGCGGACTTCGCGCGCTGAACGCGAACTTCGGCAATACCCGTCACGGCGTGTTCACCGATCGTCCCGAGACGTTGACCAACGATTTCTTCGTCAACCTTCTCGACATGGGTACCGAGTGGAAGCCGTCGAAGACGGACGAAAACGTCTACGACGGTGTTGATCGCGTGACGGGCGATCCGAAGTACACGGCAACTGCGGTCGATCTCGTTTTCGGATCGAATTCGCAACTGCGTGCACTCGCCGAGGTGTACGCCAGTGCAGACGCCAAGCAGAAGTTCGCCGAGGACTTCGCCGCAGCCTGGACCAAGGTGATGGACCTCGACCGGTTCGACGTGAACTGA